The Coregonus clupeaformis isolate EN_2021a chromosome 8, ASM2061545v1, whole genome shotgun sequence genome has a segment encoding these proteins:
- the LOC121572791 gene encoding serine/threonine-protein kinase SBK1, with translation MTAATRLLDEMCHLTAQSLTSLETSDHFQVVKMLGEGSYGKVMLAVHRKRGTPMALKFFPRDSTNLFSFLREYNLSLSFCTHPSLTKSLGIAFSTPSHYVFAQQASLFGDLYDVIVPEVGMEEDCVQRVVSQLCGALTHLHSLGFVHRDVKPENIFLVDAACRWVKLGDFGMAKATGTKIPGVWYSSAYCTPEAEIAKELEDSSHNTASKPDGGNGLDNKIKRVWVSVEASTDCWALGILIYAMLTGSLPWMQTASNDRSYIKYKEWFDQQKDQDGQDDERDIWGEGKDEDIMMSLDEDKRNLNERKSHPVAPQFTCFTPLACSLFQALLHPQPGLRGRPNDVLGYLGGDWLQEKEKIRLEEERKKIRGREVIRNEKEREGRGEG, from the exons ATGACA GCTGCCACGAGACTATTGGACGAGATGTGCCATCTCACAGCCCAGTCGCTTACATCACTGGAGACCTCGGACCACTTCCAGGTGGTCAAGATGTTAGGGGAGGGGTCGTACGGGAAGGTCATGTTGGCTGTACATAGAAAAAGAG GAACTCCAATGGCCCTGAAGTTCTTTCCTCGTGATTCCACAAATCTCTTTTCCTTTTTGCGAGAGTataacctctccctctccttctgcaCCCACCCGTCCCTGACCAAGTCCCTGGGCATTGCCTTCTCCACCCCCTCACATTACGTTTTCGCCCAGCAAGCCAGCCTCTTCGGTGATCTATATGACGTCATTGTCCCTGag GTGGGTATGGAGGAGGACTGTGTCCAGAGGGTGGTTTCCCAGCTGTGTGGTGCCCTAACGCACCTCCACTCCCTGGGCTTCGTCCACCGTGACGTCAAGCCCGAGAACATCTTCCTGGTCGACGCTGCCTGCCGCTGGGTCAAACTGGGCGACTTTGGCATGGCCAAGGCCACAGGAACCAAGATACCTGGTGTGTGGTACAGCTCTGCTTACTGTACGCCCGAGGCAGAGATAGCGAAGGAGTTGGAGGATAGTAGCCATAATACTGCTTCAAAACCTGATGGAGGAAATGGGTTGGACAACAAGATCAAGAGGGTGTGGGTGTCGGTGGAGGCCAGTACAGACTGCTGGGCCTTGGGGATCCTCATCTACGCCATGCTGACTGGCAGTCTACCCTGGATGCAGACCGCATCCAACGACCGCTCCTACATCAAGTACAAAGAGTGGTTTGACCAGCAGAAAGATCAAGATGGTCAGGACGATGAACGAGACATATGGGGGGAAGGAAAAGACGAGGACATCATGATGAGTTTGGATGAAGACAAGCGGAATCTGAACGAGAGAAAATCCCATCCGGTCGCCCCCCAGTTTACCTGTTTCACCCCACTAGCCTGCTCCCTTTTCCAGGCACTACTCCACCCGCAGCCTGGGCTTCGCGGTAGGCCCAACGATGTGCTGGGCTACCTCGGAGGAGACTGGTTGCAGGAAAAGGAGAAGATACggttggaggaggagaggaagaaaatTAGAGGGCGAGAGGTAATCAGGaacgagaaagagagggagggaaggggagagggataA